The segment ATCTTAACCTGGTATTTAAGATTTACGACAACCAGGGCGTCAGCCGTGTGGTGGTTAAGCAGGCGCTGCCTTATGTGCGCTGCGTCGGTGAATCCTGGCCGTTAACCCTGGATCGTGCCCGTCTGGAAGCGCAGACGTTGGTAGAACACTACAAACATTGCCCGCAGCATACCGTGCACGTAACCCATTACGATGCCGATCTGGCGGTGATGGTGATGGAAGATCTCTCCAGCCATCGCATCTGGCGTGGTGAGCTGGTGAAAGGCGCATATTATCCGCAGGCGGCCAGCCAATTGGGCGAATACCTGGCGCAGACCCTATTCCATACCTCCGATTTCATTCTGCATCCGCATAAGAAAAAAGCCGAAGTTGCGCGCTTTATCAACCCGGAGATGTGTGAAATCACTGAAGATCTGTTCTTCAACGACCCCTATATCGACCATGAACGCAACAAATATCCGGCAGCGCTGCAATCGCTGGTGGAAAGCCTGCGCAGCGATGATGCGCTGAGAATTGCGGTGGCTGGTCTGAAGCACCGTTTCTTTGCCGATGCGGAAGCCTTGTTACACGGCGATATTCACAGCGGATCAATCTTTGTGGCGGATGGCAGCCTGAAAGCGATTGATGCGGAATTTGGCTACTTCGGTCCGATTGGTTTTGATGTTGGCACCGCGCTGGGGAACCTGCTGATTAACTACTGCTGCCTGCCGGGTCTGCTGGCCCCGCGTGAAGCGGCGGAAGCGCGCGAACGTCGCCTGAGCGATGTTCATCAGGTCTGGAGCATTTTCGAGAGCCGTTTCCTCGAGCTGGCTGCCGCCAAAACCTCCGACGTGGCGCTGGCATATCCGGGTTATGCCGCAGCCTTCCTGCGTAAAGTCTGGAGCGATACCATCGGTTACTGCGGCACCGAGCTGATTCGCCGTACCGTAGGGATGTCGCATGTGGCGGATTTCAAACTGATTGGCGATGATGCGATGCGTACCGAGTGCATCCGCAGCTGCATCACCCTGGGACGCACGTTGATTCTGGCGGCTAACCATATTGATGATGTTGATGGATTGATTGCCCGGATTCGTCAGGCGGGATAAATCGTTCAGCAAGCGCGATAAATCGCGCCGCTACGACTTCGTGCGGCGCGTTTCGTCATCGTTTATGCCGCTTCACTGGCGCGGGTGGGCGCTTTGCTTTGCGGTTTGGGTACCGCCAGCGCTTCCGGTGCAAACTCATCAACGTTGATCGCACGCAAGCGACTGACTTCGGCACGGGTCA is part of the Pantoea phytobeneficialis genome and harbors:
- the mtnK gene encoding S-methyl-5-thioribose kinase; this translates as MSQYRTFTAADAVEYAKQFGGVDDPSALVSAEEIGDGNLNLVFKIYDNQGVSRVVVKQALPYVRCVGESWPLTLDRARLEAQTLVEHYKHCPQHTVHVTHYDADLAVMVMEDLSSHRIWRGELVKGAYYPQAASQLGEYLAQTLFHTSDFILHPHKKKAEVARFINPEMCEITEDLFFNDPYIDHERNKYPAALQSLVESLRSDDALRIAVAGLKHRFFADAEALLHGDIHSGSIFVADGSLKAIDAEFGYFGPIGFDVGTALGNLLINYCCLPGLLAPREAAEARERRLSDVHQVWSIFESRFLELAAAKTSDVALAYPGYAAAFLRKVWSDTIGYCGTELIRRTVGMSHVADFKLIGDDAMRTECIRSCITLGRTLILAANHIDDVDGLIARIRQAG